A genomic segment from Streptomyces sp. NBC_00459 encodes:
- a CDS encoding GNAT family N-acetyltransferase: MELVHAESVDHDATYAYWKSDLHRPEVLIWSGRRRVAAVLEERRPDGTLVLSLPERDRPAAVRPGGRLALAFRADAGRLRRRRLVPLFTTDYTVDDRAGRVEARFPAGLDAEGTRRLPEPVSARLDSSALFGRPLQIDILRLSPYHGEFVADDPGRCLAPGMSVVIDSWLPWLGGWRLTAQLTGCREEAAGVRFSFRIVDRASVRASAVVLVGTDPGFGFAELRAAGVRPARVARYLTVRTVADDVTHRQALDVRLVGNRHFGRLTDVRDSVEVADRLDAHAVSFVCLLGEKPVGTGRVVVNTGNRALSEIETETVGLPVHIWRGRFVEVSRLAIDPEHRGAGVVVALFRETARLAFNLDCRYLVLDAIEKLVPAYEKIGGTRLPIVKTHPYSKETVHVMAIDMGRQLGVLGRRWPYWQYVFGPVLAHHMRTSSPHVLARLVQGVGVVPFWVKRAVSRVL; the protein is encoded by the coding sequence ATGGAACTTGTTCACGCGGAGTCGGTCGACCACGATGCCACGTACGCCTACTGGAAGTCCGACCTGCACCGGCCCGAAGTACTGATCTGGTCCGGCCGACGCAGAGTCGCCGCCGTGCTGGAGGAGCGCAGGCCGGACGGCACGCTCGTGCTCAGCCTGCCCGAGCGGGACCGGCCGGCCGCCGTCCGGCCCGGGGGACGGCTGGCCCTGGCCTTCCGGGCCGATGCCGGACGGCTGCGCAGACGCAGACTCGTCCCGCTGTTCACCACGGACTACACCGTCGACGACCGCGCGGGCCGGGTCGAGGCGCGCTTCCCGGCGGGCCTCGACGCGGAGGGCACCCGGCGACTGCCGGAGCCGGTCTCCGCCCGGCTGGACAGCAGCGCCCTCTTCGGGCGCCCGCTGCAGATCGACATCCTGCGACTCTCCCCGTACCACGGGGAGTTCGTGGCCGACGATCCCGGTCGCTGTCTGGCCCCCGGCATGTCCGTCGTCATCGACTCGTGGCTGCCGTGGCTGGGCGGCTGGCGGCTCACCGCACAGCTGACCGGGTGCCGGGAGGAGGCCGCGGGCGTCCGCTTCTCCTTCCGGATCGTCGACCGGGCATCGGTGCGCGCCAGCGCGGTCGTCCTCGTCGGTACGGATCCGGGCTTCGGGTTCGCCGAACTGCGCGCCGCCGGTGTGCGCCCCGCCCGGGTGGCCCGCTATCTGACGGTGCGGACGGTGGCGGACGACGTCACCCACCGCCAGGCACTCGACGTACGGCTGGTCGGCAACCGGCACTTCGGACGGCTGACCGATGTGCGGGACAGCGTGGAGGTGGCCGATCGCCTCGACGCGCACGCCGTCAGTTTCGTCTGTCTGCTGGGGGAGAAGCCGGTGGGCACGGGCCGGGTGGTGGTCAACACCGGGAACCGTGCCCTGAGCGAGATCGAGACCGAGACGGTCGGACTGCCCGTGCACATCTGGCGCGGCCGGTTCGTCGAGGTCTCCCGGCTGGCGATCGACCCCGAGCACCGGGGCGCGGGCGTCGTGGTCGCGCTCTTCCGGGAGACGGCCCGGCTGGCCTTCAACCTGGACTGCCGCTATCTGGTTCTCGACGCCATCGAGAAGCTCGTACCCGCCTACGAGAAGATCGGCGGCACACGGCTGCCCATCGTCAAGACGCATCCGTACAGCAAGGAAACCGTCCACGTCATGGCCATCGACATGGGCAGGCAACTCGGTGTGCTCGGTCGCCGGTGGCCGTACTGGCAGTACGTGTTCGGGCCCGTGCTGGCCCACCACATGCGGACGTCGTCGCCCCATGTGCTGGCCAGGCTCGTCCAGGGAGTCGGGGTCGTCCCCTTCTGGGTGAAGCGGGCCGTCAGCCGCGTGTTGTGA
- a CDS encoding DHA2 family efflux MFS transporter permease subunit produces MAAPSSPWPALTALIVGYFMVVLDMTIVAVANPVIMESLHADVTSLVWVTSAYLLTFAALLLPAGRLGDHFGPKRVYLAGLALFTGASLWCGLSPTVGTLIVARAVQGVGAALVTPQTMAVITRTFPAERRSAAMSLWGAVAGLANLLGPLLGGVLVDRAGWEWIFYANVPVGLLGIALAVRLVPELPAHTHKFDLPGLVLSSVGMFLLVLGIQEGGSRGWGGWIPWSVTVGLALLVVFVVHQKRTKADPLLPLGIFRDRTFAAASIAVALAAAAVAAVMVPLYLYLESVRALPGAKAGLVLAPMALLAIVFVPLIALVGDRLHPRAAPVAGLALFAATLAGFAVLMTPDSPIGLFLAGAALAGIANACIWPSLGVAASRGLPPEQAGAGAGVYNALRQVGSVLGSAAVSAVLASRMTAHGLDADLAGGSGTDGAGELAQTVRSAFGSALAESVYLPVGLLVLGALAAGLIVRTGRSAPRLRPSTSATVNR; encoded by the coding sequence GTGGCCGCTCCATCCAGTCCCTGGCCGGCGCTGACGGCGCTGATCGTCGGCTACTTCATGGTCGTTCTGGACATGACGATCGTGGCCGTCGCCAACCCGGTGATCATGGAAAGCCTGCACGCCGACGTCACGTCACTGGTCTGGGTGACCAGCGCCTATCTGCTGACGTTCGCCGCGCTGCTGCTGCCCGCGGGCCGACTCGGCGACCACTTCGGTCCCAAGCGCGTCTACCTCGCCGGGCTCGCCCTCTTCACCGGCGCGTCACTGTGGTGCGGGCTCTCCCCGACCGTCGGGACGCTCATCGTCGCCCGCGCAGTGCAGGGCGTCGGCGCCGCCCTGGTGACACCGCAGACGATGGCCGTGATCACCCGTACCTTCCCGGCGGAGCGGCGCAGCGCGGCGATGAGCCTGTGGGGCGCCGTCGCCGGACTCGCCAACCTTCTCGGACCGCTCCTGGGCGGGGTTCTGGTGGACCGGGCGGGCTGGGAGTGGATCTTCTACGCCAACGTTCCCGTCGGACTCCTCGGAATCGCCCTGGCCGTGCGCCTCGTGCCCGAACTGCCCGCGCACACGCACAAGTTCGACCTGCCCGGCCTTGTGCTCAGCAGCGTCGGCATGTTCCTGCTGGTTCTCGGCATCCAGGAGGGCGGCAGCCGCGGCTGGGGCGGCTGGATCCCGTGGTCCGTCACTGTCGGGCTCGCACTGCTCGTGGTCTTCGTCGTCCACCAGAAGCGCACGAAGGCCGATCCGCTGCTGCCGTTGGGCATCTTCCGTGACCGCACCTTCGCCGCCGCCTCCATCGCCGTCGCCCTGGCCGCGGCGGCGGTGGCCGCCGTGATGGTGCCGCTCTACCTCTACCTGGAGTCCGTGCGTGCTCTGCCCGGGGCGAAGGCCGGGCTCGTGCTCGCGCCGATGGCCCTGCTCGCCATCGTGTTCGTCCCCCTCATCGCCCTGGTCGGCGACCGTCTTCACCCCAGGGCGGCCCCTGTGGCCGGCCTGGCGCTCTTCGCCGCCACGCTCGCCGGCTTCGCGGTGCTCATGACGCCCGACTCGCCCATCGGTCTCTTCCTGGCCGGGGCGGCGCTCGCCGGCATCGCCAACGCCTGTATCTGGCCCTCCTTGGGGGTGGCCGCCTCCCGAGGTCTGCCGCCCGAGCAGGCCGGTGCCGGTGCGGGCGTGTACAACGCGCTGCGGCAGGTGGGCTCGGTCCTCGGCAGCGCCGCGGTGAGCGCCGTTCTGGCGTCCCGGATGACCGCGCACGGCCTCGACGCCGACCTGGCCGGCGGCTCCGGAACAGACGGCGCCGGCGAGCTCGCACAGACCGTCCGGTCCGCCTTCGGCAGCGCCCTGGCGGAATCCGTCTACCTGCCGGTCGGCCTCCTCGTACTCGGGGCCCTCGCGGCAGGCCTGATCGTCCGTACCGGCCGTTCCGCTCCGCGCCTCCGACCCTCGACCTCCGCGACGGTGAACCGATGA
- a CDS encoding ceramidase domain-containing protein: protein MSLRDHVDQYCERASTAFWAEPVNALSNLSFVLAAWLIWRMLAADRADAGRRPPVSVGFMAPLMLSIGVGSFAFHTIGTRWAQVLDVAPIALFVLWYLASFLRWFHDLSWRRCLLGVAAFVAFIAAFVVVAGPYVPNKSGTYVPVLLLLVGIAVALARSKDAALRAYTGAFAGAAVVFGVALTARTVDERVCGSFSMGTHFLWHLFDGLLLLIVSRALVHRWRARTAPTGAPGPDTAGSTLSAGR, encoded by the coding sequence ATGAGCCTGCGAGACCATGTCGACCAGTACTGCGAGCGTGCCTCCACGGCTTTCTGGGCGGAGCCCGTCAACGCGCTGAGCAACCTCTCCTTCGTCCTCGCCGCCTGGCTGATCTGGCGGATGCTCGCAGCGGACCGGGCCGACGCCGGGCGGAGGCCACCGGTGAGTGTCGGCTTCATGGCCCCGCTGATGCTGAGCATCGGTGTCGGCAGTTTCGCCTTCCACACCATCGGCACCCGCTGGGCCCAGGTCCTCGACGTCGCTCCGATCGCCCTCTTCGTCCTGTGGTACCTGGCGAGCTTCCTGCGCTGGTTCCACGATCTGTCCTGGAGGCGGTGTCTGCTCGGCGTCGCCGCCTTCGTCGCCTTCATCGCGGCCTTCGTCGTCGTGGCCGGACCGTACGTGCCCAACAAGTCCGGCACCTACGTCCCCGTACTGCTGCTGCTCGTCGGCATCGCCGTCGCCCTGGCCCGCTCGAAGGACGCGGCGCTGCGCGCGTACACCGGCGCGTTCGCCGGCGCCGCAGTGGTGTTCGGCGTGGCACTGACCGCGCGGACCGTGGACGAGCGCGTCTGCGGCTCCTTCTCCATGGGCACCCACTTCCTCTGGCACCTCTTCGACGGCCTGCTGCTCCTCATCGTCTCCCGCGCCCTTGTGCACCGCTGGCGCGCCCGGACGGCCCCGACCGGCGCCCCGGGACCGGACACCGCCGGCTCCACCCTGTCCGCCGGCCGGTGA
- a CDS encoding 4'-phosphopantetheinyl transferase family protein produces MTGAPAGRLRDARPRGAAAGVVPGPGTCHLWAAPVASHRTWRDLLTADEEARAAALPDGPARATYVTSRGLQRGLGSHYLRTAPQDLRIVRTCAHCDTGAEHGRPRFAGAEPAGIDYSVTHTRHWVLAAVVSDGLIGVDVDTVPGPDSVDRLARRALTPGERAGLEGLAQGERAAGFLRLWTRKEAGTKLAGRGLAARFAHLDATGPTLRAAGALPEGWPTVPIRLRDLPPVGPLGGDHRAALATTERIRHLALPEGWGP; encoded by the coding sequence GTGACCGGCGCTCCGGCCGGGCGGCTGCGGGACGCCCGGCCGCGCGGGGCGGCGGCCGGAGTGGTGCCGGGACCCGGCACCTGCCATCTGTGGGCGGCACCCGTCGCGTCGCACCGGACGTGGCGGGACCTGCTCACGGCCGACGAGGAAGCGCGGGCCGCCGCCCTGCCGGACGGCCCGGCGCGGGCCACATACGTCACCTCGCGCGGGCTCCAGCGTGGTCTCGGCAGCCACTATCTGCGAACGGCGCCGCAGGACCTGCGCATCGTGCGTACCTGCGCCCACTGCGACACGGGCGCGGAACACGGACGCCCGCGGTTCGCGGGCGCGGAGCCGGCCGGGATCGACTACTCGGTGACCCACACCCGCCACTGGGTGCTGGCCGCCGTGGTGTCCGACGGTCTGATCGGTGTCGACGTCGACACCGTGCCCGGCCCGGACAGCGTCGACCGGCTCGCTCGCAGGGCCCTGACACCAGGGGAACGCGCGGGTCTGGAGGGTCTCGCGCAGGGCGAGCGGGCCGCGGGATTTCTGCGGCTGTGGACGCGCAAGGAGGCGGGCACCAAGCTGGCCGGCCGGGGGCTCGCCGCCCGGTTCGCCCACCTGGACGCGACCGGGCCCACCCTGCGAGCGGCGGGCGCCCTGCCCGAGGGCTGGCCGACCGTCCCGATCAGGCTCCGTGACCTGCCGCCCGTCGGGCCGCTCGGCGGCGACCACAGGGCGGCCCTGGCCACCACCGAACGCATCCGCCACCTGGCCCTGCCCGAGGGCTGGGGCCCCTGA
- a CDS encoding RBBP9/YdeN family alpha/beta hydrolase, with amino-acid sequence MEQTTTYVFLAGIGNSGPDHWQRQWYEREAGTSVWVEHDSWDNPARDAWVKDLGDALAAVPGPKVLIAHSLGCTLLGEWAREQGGDSGGVTAAFLVAVPDPEGENFPTEAEGFSTAAYGAPLPFPALVVASEDDPYGSLEHAVTAAGRLGSRLANVGHKGHINASSGLGDWGEGWKLFRDSLR; translated from the coding sequence GTGGAACAGACGACGACCTACGTGTTTCTCGCCGGGATCGGCAACTCCGGTCCCGACCACTGGCAGCGCCAGTGGTACGAGCGGGAGGCCGGGACCAGTGTGTGGGTCGAGCACGACTCCTGGGACAACCCGGCCCGTGACGCCTGGGTCAAGGACCTCGGAGACGCGCTCGCCGCCGTCCCCGGCCCGAAGGTGCTGATCGCGCACAGCCTGGGCTGCACCCTGCTGGGGGAGTGGGCCCGCGAACAGGGCGGTGACAGCGGTGGGGTGACCGCCGCGTTCCTCGTCGCCGTCCCGGACCCGGAGGGAGAGAACTTCCCCACCGAGGCGGAGGGCTTCTCCACCGCCGCGTACGGGGCCCCGCTGCCCTTCCCGGCACTGGTGGTCGCCAGCGAGGACGACCCCTACGGCTCCCTGGAGCATGCCGTCACGGCTGCGGGGCGGCTGGGCTCGCGCCTGGCGAACGTCGGGCACAAGGGGCACATCAACGCCTCGTCCGGGCTGGGTGACTGGGGCGAGGGCTGGAAGCTGTTCCGCGACAGCCTCAGGTGA
- a CDS encoding PaaI family thioesterase, which yields MGEQQHVKFPQEVIDEYSALGIDVIAMFSAGHLGNRMGVQIVEASADRVVGTMPVEGNTQPYGLLHGGASAVLAETLGSVGAMLHGGSTKIAVGVDLNCTHHRGARSGLVTGVATPVHRGRSTATYEVVISDEEGRRVCSARLTCLLRDAGLGGQEPAPAE from the coding sequence ATGGGTGAGCAGCAGCATGTGAAGTTCCCGCAGGAAGTCATCGACGAGTACTCGGCACTGGGTATCGACGTGATCGCCATGTTCTCCGCGGGGCACCTGGGCAACCGGATGGGCGTGCAGATAGTGGAGGCGTCGGCGGACCGTGTCGTCGGCACGATGCCCGTCGAGGGCAACACCCAGCCGTACGGGCTGCTGCACGGGGGCGCGTCCGCGGTGCTGGCCGAGACCCTCGGGTCGGTCGGGGCGATGCTGCACGGGGGCAGCACGAAGATCGCCGTCGGCGTGGACCTGAACTGCACCCACCATCGCGGGGCCCGCTCGGGGCTGGTCACCGGCGTGGCCACACCGGTGCACCGGGGGCGGTCGACGGCGACGTACGAGGTCGTGATCAGCGACGAGGAGGGGCGGCGGGTGTGCAGTGCGCGTCTGACCTGCCTGCTCAGGGATGCCGGGCTGGGCGGGCAGGAGCCTGCGCCCGCCGAGTGA
- a CDS encoding cation:proton antiporter, which translates to MTSETAVHFFTSLAVLLAVAKLFGALARRIRQPAVVGEIVAGVACGPLVLPDSVRDKLLPADVLPLLSALAATGLALFMFVVGYELEHTLLRGLKGTALGVACGSVLIPLAAGILVALPLAGEYAPDSHTGFVLFLGIAMSVTAFPVLARVLADRGLTGTPLGGVALAAAAFGDLVAWVALAGVVALFGNAGPWRIGLLPVYVLVLLAVVRPLLGRLLRRRADRGTPLAALFPVLVVGLLFSCAATEWMGVHYIFGAFAFGAVMPRGGFEELRVHVIDGAGHVCALLLPLYFVVAGSKVDLDGFGPAAVATLLLLLAVAVLSKAVGVYGGARLAGMEHTLSMPLALLMNMRGLTEIVILSVGLELHLIDGTVYSMMVVMAVVTTAMAGPLLGTRRFAVAGERETGEQGAHMHREPNQEATETSR; encoded by the coding sequence ATGACCAGCGAAACCGCAGTCCACTTCTTCACCAGCCTCGCCGTACTGCTGGCGGTGGCCAAACTCTTCGGCGCCCTCGCACGCCGGATACGTCAGCCCGCGGTCGTCGGCGAGATCGTCGCCGGCGTGGCCTGCGGGCCCCTCGTCCTCCCCGACTCCGTACGCGACAAGCTGCTGCCCGCAGACGTGCTCCCCCTGCTCTCGGCGCTCGCCGCTACGGGCCTGGCCCTGTTCATGTTCGTCGTCGGCTACGAACTCGAACACACGCTGCTGCGCGGGCTGAAGGGCACCGCGCTGGGCGTGGCCTGCGGCTCGGTACTGATCCCACTGGCGGCCGGCATCCTCGTCGCCCTGCCGCTGGCCGGCGAGTACGCACCCGACTCGCACACCGGCTTCGTGCTCTTCCTCGGCATCGCCATGTCCGTCACGGCATTCCCCGTACTCGCCCGCGTCCTTGCCGACCGCGGCCTCACCGGCACCCCGCTGGGCGGCGTCGCCCTGGCCGCCGCCGCCTTCGGCGACCTGGTCGCCTGGGTCGCGCTGGCCGGCGTGGTGGCACTCTTCGGCAACGCCGGCCCGTGGCGCATCGGCCTGCTCCCCGTCTACGTCCTGGTCCTCCTGGCCGTCGTACGACCCCTGCTGGGCCGCCTGCTGCGCCGCCGCGCCGACCGCGGGACGCCCCTGGCCGCCCTGTTCCCGGTCCTCGTCGTCGGACTGCTGTTCTCCTGCGCCGCCACCGAATGGATGGGCGTGCACTACATCTTCGGAGCCTTCGCCTTCGGGGCGGTGATGCCCCGGGGCGGCTTCGAGGAACTGCGCGTCCACGTGATCGACGGCGCGGGCCACGTCTGCGCGCTGCTGCTGCCGCTGTACTTCGTCGTCGCCGGATCCAAGGTCGACCTGGACGGCTTCGGCCCGGCCGCCGTGGCGACGCTGCTGCTCCTTCTCGCCGTGGCGGTGCTCAGCAAGGCCGTCGGCGTCTACGGCGGGGCGCGGCTGGCCGGGATGGAGCACACCCTCTCGATGCCCCTCGCCCTGCTGATGAACATGCGGGGGCTCACCGAGATCGTCATCCTCTCCGTCGGCCTCGAACTCCATCTGATCGACGGCACCGTCTATTCGATGATGGTCGTCATGGCCGTGGTGACGACGGCGATGGCCGGGCCCCTGCTGGGCACCAGGCGGTTCGCCGTCGCCGGGGAGAGGGAGACCGGCGAGCAGGGAGCGCACATGCACCGCGAACCGAACCAGGAAGCGACGGAAACCAGCCGATGA
- a CDS encoding haloacid dehalogenase type II has translation MSGESGPDPRVLVFDVNETLSDFTALRSRFEDVGAPADLMATWFAALLRDGFALTAAGTYGDFASLALDGLRTLLPVVPEWSGDTEAAARHIMDGLTHLEVHPDVAPGVRKLHEAGFRLVTMTNGNAALTRRLLAGAGLDEYFEAMLDVSGPRCWKPAPAAYRYAVEQAGVRPEQALMVAVHPWDVDGALRAGLAGAWLRRDAAVYPTTMTRPTYVVQDLPELAEVLVAARE, from the coding sequence ATGTCCGGCGAGAGCGGCCCGGATCCGCGGGTCCTGGTCTTCGACGTGAACGAGACGCTCAGTGACTTCACCGCGCTGCGAAGCCGATTCGAGGACGTCGGGGCACCGGCGGATCTCATGGCCACCTGGTTCGCCGCGCTGCTGCGGGACGGGTTCGCGCTGACGGCCGCGGGCACGTACGGGGACTTCGCGTCGCTGGCCCTGGACGGCCTGCGGACCCTGCTGCCGGTGGTACCGGAATGGAGCGGGGACACCGAGGCCGCCGCCCGGCACATCATGGACGGCCTGACGCACCTGGAGGTGCACCCCGACGTCGCGCCCGGCGTGCGGAAGCTGCACGAAGCCGGGTTCCGCCTGGTGACGATGACCAACGGCAACGCCGCCCTGACCCGGCGGCTGCTGGCCGGGGCGGGCCTCGACGAGTACTTCGAGGCGATGCTGGACGTCAGCGGTCCGCGCTGCTGGAAACCGGCCCCGGCGGCCTATCGGTACGCCGTCGAGCAGGCCGGGGTCCGGCCGGAGCAGGCGCTGATGGTCGCCGTCCACCCCTGGGACGTCGACGGCGCGCTGCGGGCCGGGCTGGCGGGGGCGTGGCTGCGCCGGGACGCGGCCGTCTACCCCACGACGATGACCCGGCCGACGTATGTCGTACAGGACCTGCCGGAACTCGCCGAGGTGCTGGTCGCGGCCCGGGAGTGA
- a CDS encoding FdhF/YdeP family oxidoreductase has protein sequence MASKPPKSDPVQDAPQVADPKHAAAGLPAIGHTLRIAQQQMGVRRTALTLLRVNQKDGFDCPGCAWPEPEHRHAAEFCENGAKAVAEEATLRRVTPEFFAAHTVTDLAGRSGYWLGQQGRLTHPMYLPEGADRYEPVSWDRAFDIVAEELKALGSPDEALFYTSGRTSNEAAFLYQLFARELGTNNLPDCSNMCHESSGSALSETIGIGKGSVLLEDLYKADLIIVAGQNPGTNHPRMLSALEKAKANGARIISVNPLPEAGLERFKNPQTPQGMIKGAALTDLFLQIRIGGDQALFRLLNKLILDTEGAVDESFVREHTHGYEEFTDAARAADWDETLTATGLTRAEIEKALGMVLASERTIVCWAMGLTQHKHSVPTIREVVNFLLLRGNIGRPGAGVCPVRGHSNVQGDRTMGIFERPAPAFLDALEKEFGFAPPREHGYDVVRAIQALRDGEAKVFFAMGGNFVSASPDTEVTEAAMRRASLTVHVSTKLNRSHVVTGARALILPTLGRTERDLQGSGEQFVTVEDSMGMVHASRGRLDPASTHLLSEPAIVCRLARRVLGEDSRTPWEEFEKDYATVRDRIARVIPGFENFNARVADPAGFTLPHAPRDERRFPTATGKANFTAAPVEFPKLPEGRLLLQTLRSHDQYNTTIYGLDDRYRGIKNGRRVVLVNSEDARVLGVADGSYVDLVSEWKDGVERRAPGFRVVFYPTARGCAAAYYPETNVLVPLDATADTSNTPASKSVVVRLEQSATD, from the coding sequence ATGGCCAGCAAGCCGCCCAAGAGTGATCCGGTCCAGGACGCGCCGCAGGTCGCCGACCCCAAGCACGCCGCGGCCGGACTGCCCGCCATCGGCCACACCCTGCGCATCGCCCAGCAGCAGATGGGCGTCCGCCGCACCGCGCTCACCCTCCTGCGGGTCAACCAGAAGGACGGCTTCGACTGCCCCGGCTGTGCCTGGCCGGAGCCCGAGCACCGGCACGCCGCGGAGTTCTGCGAGAACGGCGCGAAGGCGGTCGCCGAGGAGGCCACCCTGCGCCGCGTCACCCCGGAGTTCTTCGCCGCCCACACCGTGACCGACCTGGCCGGCCGCAGCGGCTACTGGCTGGGCCAGCAGGGCCGCCTCACCCACCCCATGTACCTGCCCGAGGGCGCCGACCGCTACGAACCGGTCTCCTGGGACCGCGCCTTCGACATCGTCGCCGAGGAGCTGAAGGCCCTGGGCTCACCGGACGAGGCCCTCTTCTACACCTCGGGCCGCACCAGCAACGAGGCGGCCTTCCTCTACCAGCTGTTCGCCCGCGAACTGGGCACGAACAACCTCCCCGACTGCTCCAACATGTGCCACGAGTCGTCGGGGTCCGCGCTCTCCGAGACCATCGGCATCGGCAAGGGCAGCGTCCTCCTGGAGGACCTCTACAAAGCCGATCTGATCATCGTCGCCGGCCAGAACCCGGGCACCAACCACCCCCGGATGCTCTCCGCCCTGGAGAAGGCGAAGGCCAACGGCGCGCGGATCATCAGCGTCAACCCGCTGCCCGAGGCCGGTCTTGAACGCTTCAAGAACCCGCAGACCCCCCAGGGCATGATCAAGGGCGCGGCCCTCACCGATCTGTTCCTGCAGATCCGCATCGGCGGCGACCAGGCCCTCTTCCGCCTCCTCAACAAGCTGATCCTCGACACAGAGGGCGCTGTCGACGAGTCCTTCGTCCGCGAACACACCCACGGCTACGAGGAGTTCACCGACGCGGCCCGCGCCGCCGACTGGGACGAGACCCTCACCGCGACGGGCCTCACGCGCGCGGAGATCGAGAAGGCCCTCGGCATGGTCCTGGCCTCCGAGCGCACCATCGTGTGCTGGGCGATGGGCCTGACCCAGCACAAGCACTCCGTGCCCACCATCCGCGAAGTGGTCAACTTCCTTCTCCTGCGCGGCAACATCGGCCGCCCGGGCGCCGGGGTGTGCCCGGTGCGCGGCCACTCGAACGTGCAGGGCGACCGCACGATGGGCATCTTCGAACGCCCCGCCCCCGCGTTCCTGGACGCCCTGGAGAAGGAGTTCGGCTTCGCCCCGCCGCGCGAACACGGCTACGACGTCGTACGGGCCATCCAGGCCCTGCGCGACGGTGAGGCGAAGGTCTTCTTCGCCATGGGCGGCAACTTCGTGTCGGCCTCCCCCGACACGGAGGTCACCGAGGCCGCCATGCGCCGTGCCAGCCTGACCGTGCACGTGTCGACGAAGCTGAACCGCTCGCACGTCGTGACGGGCGCGCGTGCCCTGATCCTGCCGACGCTCGGCCGCACCGAGCGCGACCTCCAGGGCAGCGGCGAGCAGTTCGTGACGGTCGAGGACTCCATGGGCATGGTGCACGCCTCCAGGGGCCGCCTCGACCCGGCGAGCACGCATCTCCTGTCCGAGCCGGCCATCGTCTGCCGGCTCGCCCGCCGCGTCCTGGGCGAGGACTCCCGTACCCCCTGGGAGGAGTTCGAGAAGGACTACGCCACGGTCCGTGACCGCATCGCGCGCGTGATCCCCGGTTTCGAGAACTTCAACGCGCGCGTGGCCGACCCGGCGGGCTTCACCCTCCCGCACGCCCCGCGCGACGAGCGCCGCTTCCCGACGGCCACCGGCAAGGCCAACTTCACCGCGGCGCCCGTCGAGTTCCCGAAGCTCCCCGAGGGCCGCCTGCTGCTGCAGACCCTGCGCTCGCACGACCAGTACAACACCACGATCTACGGCCTGGACGACCGCTACCGGGGCATCAAGAACGGCCGCCGGGTGGTCCTGGTGAACTCCGAGGACGCGCGGGTCCTCGGGGTCGCCGACGGGTCGTACGTCGACCTCGTGAGCGAGTGGAAGGACGGCGTCGAGCGGCGGGCGCCCGGCTTCCGGGTCGTGTTCTACCCGACGGCGCGGGGTTGCGCGGCGGCCTACTACCCGGAGACCAACGTCCTGGTCCCGCTGGACGCCACCGCCGACACCAGCAACACCCCGGCCAGCAAATCCGTGGTCGTGCGTCTGGAACAATCGGCTACCGACTGA